In Scophthalmus maximus strain ysfricsl-2021 chromosome 16, ASM2237912v1, whole genome shotgun sequence, the following proteins share a genomic window:
- the LOC118288070 gene encoding transmembrane protein 100-like translates to MGCSSGRQPPALHPDLDCSNNSEANSLPQDSENQNQGLNGLGEGERSIGRDPAKPPETLHTLERLAQATGGTEKSWYRCVFPFGVISLVIGMAGTGVTFTFNTLLQTKVVSLALLCVGVVMLIVAAVCWRAHRLRRRKKKEGGYFTVDQGTL, encoded by the coding sequence ATGGGCTGTTCTTCCGGTCGCCAGCCCCCGGCCCTTCACCCGGACCTGGactgcagcaacaacagcgAGGCCAACAGCTTGCCCCAGGACTCTGAGAATCAGAATCAAGGTCTGAATGGCCTcggggaaggggagaggagcaTTGGAAGGGACCCTGCCAAACCTCCGGAGACTCTCCACACGCTGGAGCGGCTGGCCCAGGCTACAGGCGGGACGGAGAAGTCCTGGTATCGCTGTGTGTTTCCGTTTGGTGTGATTTCCCTAGTGATTGGCATGGCCGGCACTGGGGTGACATTTACCTTCAACACGCTGCTCCAGACCAAAGTGGTGTCGCTGGCACTGCTCTGTGTTGGCGTAGTGATGCTGATCGTGGCCGCCGTTTGCTGGAGGGCCCACAGACtgcggaggaggaaaaagaaggaaggtGGATACTTCACCGTTGATCAGGGCACTTTGTGA